From a single Alloactinosynnema sp. L-07 genomic region:
- a CDS encoding DUF4097 family beta strand repeat-containing protein: MPVFATPEPISVTIELAVGDVQLVASDRTDTLVEVRPSDAADESDVEAAQRTRVEYADGALTVRGPKSRVLDFSKKTRSVDVVIELPTGSRVHTDLSVAEVRTTGVLGECRFKTAVGHFRIDQTGPLRADTTGHITIERVAGDAQVATGSGRVRIGEVDGTAVVKNSNGSTDIGTVTGELRVRSANGDITVDRADAKVEAKTANGSIRVGAVSRGSVALNTAAGDLEIGIADGTAAWLDLSTGHGRVTNALADAGQGPDKSEETVEVRAHTGYGDIHIHRS; encoded by the coding sequence ATGCCTGTTTTCGCCACACCAGAACCGATCTCCGTCACCATCGAACTCGCCGTCGGCGACGTCCAGCTCGTCGCGAGCGACCGGACCGACACCCTCGTCGAGGTGCGGCCGAGCGACGCGGCCGACGAGTCCGATGTGGAGGCCGCGCAGCGCACCCGCGTCGAGTACGCCGACGGCGCGCTGACCGTCCGCGGGCCCAAGTCCCGGGTGCTCGACTTCTCCAAGAAGACGAGGTCCGTTGACGTGGTGATCGAACTCCCCACCGGCTCGCGGGTGCACACCGATCTGTCGGTCGCGGAGGTCCGCACCACCGGCGTGCTGGGGGAGTGCCGGTTCAAGACCGCGGTCGGGCACTTCCGCATCGACCAGACCGGGCCGCTGCGCGCCGACACCACGGGCCACATCACCATCGAGCGGGTCGCTGGCGACGCCCAGGTCGCCACCGGCAGCGGCCGGGTGCGGATCGGCGAGGTCGACGGCACCGCCGTCGTCAAGAACTCCAACGGCAGCACCGACATCGGCACGGTCACCGGCGAGCTGCGGGTGCGCTCGGCCAACGGCGACATCACCGTCGACCGGGCCGACGCCAAGGTGGAGGCCAAGACCGCCAACGGAAGCATCCGCGTCGGCGCGGTCTCGCGCGGCTCGGTGGCACTGAACACCGCGGCGGGCGACCTCGAGATCGGGATCGCCGACGGCACCGCCGCCTGGCTCGACCTGAGCACCGGGCACGGGCGAGTGACCAACGCGCTGGCCGACGCGGGCCAGGGCCCGGACAAGTCGGAGGAGACCGTCGAGGTCCGCGCGCACACCGGCTACGGCGACATCCACATCCACCGCTCCTGA
- a CDS encoding pyridoxamine 5'-phosphate oxidase family protein: protein METNGTTGIDYHPGQRELQDQFDTRRIADRISQRLVHHVITENDREFVEARDMVFLATVGPDGQPTCSYKGGDPGFVRVVDEHTLAMPSYDGNGMFLSLGNIAAGSPVGLLFIDFENGGRTRVQGTATIAADDSLLETWPGALLVMRVQVTHVFPNCGRYVHHYALVERSTFVPRRRQVTPVPSWKRADWACDALPANDPANDPGDLPVRWR from the coding sequence ATGGAAACCAATGGAACGACCGGGATCGATTACCACCCTGGCCAGCGGGAACTGCAAGATCAGTTCGACACCCGCCGCATCGCCGACCGGATCAGCCAACGCCTCGTCCACCATGTGATCACCGAGAACGACCGGGAGTTCGTCGAAGCGCGGGACATGGTCTTCCTGGCCACCGTAGGCCCAGACGGCCAGCCGACCTGCTCCTACAAGGGCGGCGATCCCGGCTTCGTCCGGGTCGTCGACGAGCACACGCTCGCGATGCCGAGCTACGACGGCAACGGCATGTTCCTCTCGCTCGGCAATATCGCCGCGGGCTCGCCGGTGGGCCTGCTCTTCATCGACTTCGAGAACGGCGGTCGCACTCGGGTCCAGGGCACAGCCACCATCGCCGCCGACGACAGCCTGCTCGAAACCTGGCCCGGCGCGCTGTTGGTCATGCGTGTCCAGGTCACCCACGTGTTCCCCAACTGCGGCCGCTACGTCCACCACTACGCGCTGGTCGAGCGATCCACGTTCGTGCCCCGACGCAGGCAGGTGACCCCGGTGCCGTCATGGAAACGCGCCGACTGGGCATGCGACGCGCTGCCCGCGAACGATCCGGCCAACGATCCCGGCGACCTGCCGGTGCGCTGGCGCTGA
- a CDS encoding YlcI/YnfO family protein: MDLTPYVDSLGRELLTVAETGGGDPGALIERLTVSMESAIRLTLLEALSAAADEITRDLAPGSVQVRLRGRDPNFVVTSRPVEPAPETTPEPVQDAAVGLEDSGPAVRINVRLPEQLKAAAEEAAAKEGRSLNAWLVRAASTALQAGDRDHHGTERRGKPAAQRYTGWAR; encoded by the coding sequence ATGGACCTGACGCCTTACGTTGATTCCCTCGGTCGCGAGCTGCTGACCGTCGCCGAGACCGGTGGTGGCGACCCTGGTGCGTTGATCGAGCGGCTGACGGTGTCGATGGAGTCGGCGATCCGGCTCACGCTGCTCGAAGCCCTCTCCGCCGCCGCCGACGAGATCACCCGCGACCTCGCGCCCGGTTCGGTCCAGGTGCGCCTGCGCGGTCGCGACCCGAACTTCGTGGTGACGTCCCGGCCGGTCGAGCCCGCGCCGGAGACGACCCCGGAGCCGGTCCAGGACGCCGCGGTCGGCCTGGAGGACAGCGGTCCCGCGGTGCGGATCAACGTCCGGCTCCCCGAACAGCTCAAGGCCGCGGCCGAGGAGGCCGCCGCCAAGGAAGGCCGGTCGCTCAACGCGTGGCTGGTCCGGGCGGCCTCGACGGCGCTGCAGGCCGGGGACCGCGACCACCATGGCACCGAGCGTCGCGGCAAGCCCGCCGCGCAGCGCTACACCGGCTGGGCGCGCTAG